The window GCGCGACCGTTCTTAGTAGCCATGCGAGCACGGAAACCGTGTGTACGCTTACGCTTTAGAACTGTAGGTTGAAAAGTGCGTTTCATTGTAATTACCTTACTGATCAGTAGTTTTAGGTTTTTGTTAAACCCGGCGTGGGCATTTTTTCTCTTCTTTATATAAGAAAGGAAAACCGACGCCTCTCAACAAAGAGGCGGAATTGTAATCACTGTCACAAAAAGTGTCAATGATTGGGTTAACTAAAATTCCGGTCGGGGGATTATACGTAGAATAACTAAAATCACAAGGATCCTTATTCGATCCCGACCTTATTTAAGAATTTCTTTAATTTAGGATCCTGTGGATTACCAAAAATATCCTGTGGAGATCCCTGTTCGACAATGTGGCCATCAGCCATGAAGATCACTCGGTCTGCGACCTCTCTAGCGAACTGCATTTCGTGAGTAACCACCAGCATGGTTTGATGCTGATTTGCTAGTTTTTTCATTAGGTTAAGCACTTCGCCAACCCATTCAGGATCCAGCGCTGAAGTCGGCTCATCAAACAGTAAAAGCTCTGGTTGTAGAGCCATTGCACGGCCAATGCCAACCCGTTGCTGCTGGCCACCAGAGAGCGCGGCTGGGTAGCTATCAGCTTTCTCTCCTAAGCCAATGTCGTCGAGTATTTGTTGTGCTTTTTCATAGGCTTGCTTCTTTTTCCAACCACGAACGGTAATCAAACCTTCAGCTATATTCTGTCTCGCGGTTTGGTGAGCAAATAGTGCATAATTTTGGAACACAAAACCGGTCTTACGACGCAGTGCAAGCACCTCTGCCTTGGTGTGTTTCTGAGTATCAACCTTGATATCATCAATCGAAATAATACCTTGATCGGCTTGCTCAAGAAAATTCACACAACGCAGCAGGGTAGACTTACCCGTACCACTTGAACCTATGATGACAATTATCTCACCTTGTTTGATTTCTAGGTCGATCCCTTTCAATACTTCGGTATCACCAAACTGCTTGTGGATATTTTCTAATTTGATCATCGTACATACGCCTTATTCAGTTTCACTTCGGCCCAAATTTGAATTCGAGTGAGGATAACCACCACGCCCCAGTAAATCAGCGCGACTGCTAAGAAAGCCTCGAAGAAGCGGAAACTTGAAGAAGCTTCCATCTGAGCTTTAGCCATGATTTCGGCTACACCTAAGGTGAAGGCAAGTGAAGTCGACTTGATCATGTCGATGAAGTAGTTCATCAATGACGGCAGCG is drawn from Vibrio sp. SNU_ST1 and contains these coding sequences:
- a CDS encoding amino acid ABC transporter ATP-binding protein — translated: MIKLENIHKQFGDTEVLKGIDLEIKQGEIIVIIGSSGTGKSTLLRCVNFLEQADQGIISIDDIKVDTQKHTKAEVLALRRKTGFVFQNYALFAHQTARQNIAEGLITVRGWKKKQAYEKAQQILDDIGLGEKADSYPAALSGGQQQRVGIGRAMALQPELLLFDEPTSALDPEWVGEVLNLMKKLANQHQTMLVVTHEMQFAREVADRVIFMADGHIVEQGSPQDIFGNPQDPKLKKFLNKVGIE
- the rpmH gene encoding 50S ribosomal protein L34, producing the protein MKRTFQPTVLKRKRTHGFRARMATKNGRATINARRAKGRKRLSK